Part of the Candidatus Chlorohelix allophototropha genome, AAAAAGCAGGAACAAGCTGCCCAAGCCAAGCTTGAAGCGCAGATAGCTCAGTATGCAAGTCTGGCACAGCTCTCTAAAATCGCGACCCAGCTAGGTAAAATCGCTAACGTAAAAATGGCGACCCCGGCTATTGTAACTGCCGATGGTAGTAGCGGTCTTATTCAGATTATACCGGATAGTGCGCCTTCTGACCGGAAGACCTCGGATTTAATCACTTATATTCGTAACAATCAGGCTGCTGCCAGTGGTAACCCTACGGTAAAGCTGGGAGTTACAGGTTATACCGCCCTGCAGGACGATATCAGTAATAAACTGTCAGATGCGTTACCGATCTATCTGCTTGTAGTGGTAGGGCTTTCACTGGTGTTGCTGATGATTGCGTTCCGTTCAATCCTTGTACCACTCAAAGCTACGTTAGGGTTCCTGTTATCAGTAATGGCTATGTTTGGCTCTACGGTAGCTGTTTTCCAATGGGGTTGGTTCGGTCTTGCTTCTCCGGGACCTATTATCAGCTTTATACCAATCATCGGCACCGGTATTTTATTTGGTTTGGCAATGGATTATGAGTTTTTCTTGGTTTCAAGTATGCACGAAGTTTATTCTAAGACCCGCGACGCTAGACGTGCAGTGACTTCCGGATTTAGTTTAGGCGCGAAAGTGGTTACGGCAGCTGCCGCAATTATGGTTGCCGTATTCGGTGGTTTTGCCGGTAGCGCCGACACCAATATCAAACTGTTTGGTGTTAGCCTAGCAGTGGGTATTTTTGTGGATGCCTTTATCGTCCGGATGACATTGGTACCTGCAATAATGACACTTCTAGGTAAAGCGTCCTGGTGGATACCGGGCTGGTTGGATAAAGTATTACCTAACCTATCTATCGAAGGAGAAGTTGAGGAAGGTGATTTTGAGGAAGAGGAAGATAGTGAAATTGAAAAGGCCAACATAGCATAGCTCGGCGTTTACAGACGTTCACGGAACCGTTGTAGGTTAACAACGGTCTCCGCGGTCTGGTCTTTTAGGGCGTATTCTAAGCTATGGTGAAGACAACAGCATAAATAATATAAAGGTGTGACCGGACTCACTATAGTATTCCCAATTCAGTTTTCAATTACTTGGAATAGATGGTTGTGCTTCGATGCAACCTGTTTTTATGATTACCGTGTGGGCTATGGTAAAATAGGGCGAGTTTGGAAAGAATCAGATAAATTTCAGTAAGAAAGTAGAATTATAAAGATGAAGGGCGATTATAATAAAGCTGGATTTGAAACTCGTGCTATTCATGCCGGGCAACCCGCCGACCCCCAAACCGGAGCGGTATCTGTTCCAATTTACCAGACTTCTACCTATGCACAGGAGGAAGTAGGCAAGCATAAGGGCTACGAATATTCGCGTACTCATAACCCTACTCGTACCGCACTGGAACTGTGCGTTGCTTCGTTGGAAGGCGGCGAAAACGCGCATGCCCTTGCCTTTGCCAGTGGGCTAGGCGCAGAGACAACTCTATTGCTTAGTTTGCGTTCTGGCGACCATGTGCTGCTCAGTGATGATGTTTACGGTGGCACTTATCGCTTGTTTGCAAAGGTCTTGAGCCAATATGGTATCCAGTTCGACCTTGCCGATCTGACAGACCTTGAACGCGCTGCCGGGAAGATGCGTACTACCACTAAACTGGTGTGGCTGGAAACGCCCACCAACCCTTGGTTGAAGGTAATCGACATTGCTTCGGTGGCGGAGATGGCGCATAACGCCGGTTCGTTGTTGGTAGTAGATAATACTTTCGCCTCGCCCTATTTGCAACGCCCCTTGGAGTTTGGCGCAGATGTGGTCTTGCACAGTAGCACCAAGTATCTGGGCGGGCATAGCGATGCGGTAGGCGGTTTGCTGGTGATGCGTGATAAAGAACTACGTGACCGCATCGCCTTTTTCCAGAATGCGGCAGGCGCAGTGCCGGGTCCCTTCGATAGTTGGCTGATTATGCGCGGCATCAAAACTCTGCCAATACGCATGCGAGCGCATCAGGAAAATGCGCTGGCGATTGGTCATTTTCTTGAACAGCATCCCAAAGTTGAGCAAGTAATGTATCCCGGTTTGCCGAGCCATCCGCAGCACGAACTGGCGAAAAAGCAAATGAACGGTTTTGGCGGAATGCTCTCTTTTATCACGAAGGGCGGAGAAGCGGAAGCGCGTGCCATCGTAGCGCGTACCAAAATCTTTACGCTGGCGGAAAGCCTCGGTGGAGTGGAATCCTTGATTGAATATCCCGGCGCAATGACCCATGCGAGTCTAGCAGGTAGCCCCATTGAAATGAACCCGGCGTTGGTTCGACTTTCGGTGGGTATTGAATCTACCGAAGATTTGCTGCACGATCTCGAACAGGCGTTGGGCTAATTCCGTAAAATGACGGAGGACGCTCAGCACAACCACACTAAACAATCTAGCGGACTAATTTTCCGATTGGCAACACTAGGGATGTTGTTGTTGGCGTTTGTGGCTCTGCTGATTCTTTCTACTGTGCCCCCGGAACTGGAAGTATCTTTGCTCGGTAGTAATAGTTCCAAAAGTAATTTGCAAGGTTTAAACCAATTTGTGTCTGTGCAACGCACCAGCTTTTCTGCCTTGCAAATTGACGAGTCAAGTGGAAAGACCTTCCAGCGAATTGCAAGTGATACTCCCGCCACAATTCGTCTTGCCGCTTTCAGCTATCATCAGGTTAGCTTGAAGCTGGTTTTTCAAGGCGATCCGGTGCAGGTTCAGGCAAACGGGCAACCACTTGCCGCTTTGCCCTCGACTCCCGCTTTTAAAGAATACCAACTCTATTTTACGCCCGTTCGGTTGGATAGCGAAGGCGGGCCTTTTCTGGTATTGAGCTTCACAGGTGACGCGCAAATTTCCGCCGCTACCCTCGATTTTTCCCGCCAATGGCAACCTTTCTTATCGGATTCGGCTTATTTATCGGCAATAGCTACTGGCTTGCTGACGCTCTTGGCAGTTTTAAGCCTGTTGCCCGGTAGGTTTAGAACCCCGCTATCAGGTTTAGTTGCGTTGGTAGGGGGGTTGGCATTGTCGGTCATCGGCTTAATGCTTACAGAGCGGACGCTGGCAGCAGGTTTTAGCGGTGAATTTAATGCGGTGGCGTTCTGGCTTCTAACTGGTTCAGCGCTGTATCTAACAATGTTTGGCTTGGTTTGGAGTGTGATAGCTGCACCAATTATAAACAAAGATGGGTACACATTAGCGTTGTACCCTGTTTTGAAAACTCCTTGGCTTGCTTGGCAAGCACGTTATCCTACTGCTGCTGCTACAGTGGTGATAATTGTTGCCAATACTGGGTTAATGTTCTTGTTTTACGGTGTGTTGCTGGTTAATGACGGTGGCTGGGATGTGTTGGCGCGTTATTGGGATGGTCCAGGCTATTTGTTAGCCGCTAAAACATTCTACGACCCGCACGATTCTATGCTGGCGTTGCCCGGTTTCTCCAAATATTCCAACATTTATTGGTCGGCACATTTCCCCGGTTATGTGTTGCTCATTCGGGTGCTTGCGCCGTTATTGGGCTATATCGCCCCGATGTTTATAATAAACTTTGTGGCGACCCTTATTTTTGGGGTGGTTCTCTATCGCTTGCTAAAAGATTTCGGCTATTCTACCAAACCGTTGTGGTTGTCGGTATTGTTCCTTTTCTTGCCGTTGCGCTGGTTGCTATACCATAGCGTGGGAGCTAGTGAAGGCATGGCATTGATGTTCATTGTGCTGTCTTTCTATGCTTTTAAAAAGCAACAATGGTGGTTGGCAGGGCTGTGGGGCGCAGGTTTGGTGGTGACTCGCGCCAATGGTATTTTTATGCTAGGCGGCTATGGGCTATATCTCTTGTGGGAAGCCCGTATTGGATTTAAAATGGCACAAGCTAAAACTACAATGGCACGAATCTCAGGCTATATTGCGGCGATAAACTGGAGGGCGGTGGCAGGATTAACCCTGATGCCACTGGCATTGGTGGCGGTTTTCAGTTTGTACGCCGTGCGTTATGGCGACTTCTTTGCTTATATAAAAATCCCGGAAGATGTGAAGCATGTTTTCCCGGTGCCTTTACTCTCGTTGGCTGTCAGTGCCACACGCAGCGAAGGAAATTTTTATTATTATATAATCGAAGCGGCAGGTTTAGCGCTACTTTGGCGGCGCAAGCTATACGACCTGTTTTGGCTTGGCTTTATATTTTTCGTGCCAACCTTGTTTATGTTACATGATGATGTTTTGCGCTACTCTCTTCCGGCTTTTCCATTTGTATTGGTAGTGCCATATGCGTGGTTGCTAGAGGCAAAAATCGTGCGCTATTTCGCCCCTATAGCGCTGCTGGGAGTGCTAATATATAGCTGGTCACAATTGGGTTATAACAAATTGGAAGGGGAGAGTTGGCGACAGATGTTGGAGTTATTGAAATAAACTATGAGTAAAATATCAGACATATACTGGAAGACACGCGAGAAAAGCGGAATCATGTGGCGGCGCAGTGTGGGGCGTGTGGTGGACTGGCCCCCCTCGCCGGGTCGCTTTGTGATTGGCAATGCCGAAAGCGCGGTGGCAGTTTGTACGCTCAGTAGCACCGCACTAATTGACCAACTGAATCCGCATTATGCTGCCATCATCGGGCGAGTTTATACCCCAAATCTGGGGATTGAGCGCATGATTATCAATGTGGTTTCAAACCCCCGCTTGCGTTATCTGGTGCTGTGTGGGCGCGAGTCTCCTGTTTTCAAGGTAGGCGAAGCAACTATAAAAGTATTCGAGAATGGTTTGGATGAGCATGGCAAAATCATCGGGGCGAGCGGCGCGATGGCAGAACTTAATAACCTGACGCCCGAAATGCTTGAGACTTTCCGCAATCAATTCAAGCTGATTGACCTGATTAACGAAGTAAACCCGAAGAAGGTAGACAAGGTACTTGCCGAATATTTTGCACTTAACACTCCACCTTATGCCCCACAGGGAGTTTTCGAGCGTCCTGATAATGAGAACAACTATATCACTATGCAAGCGCACCGCCGCCAATGGCTTGAATTTGACCCATCCGGCTATTTCTTTATCCATATAGACTGGGAACGGCATGAACTCGCGTTGGAACGTTATACCACCGATAAACGTTTGACTCATGTTATTCGGGGGCGTGCTGCCGATGTGCTGTACCACACTGTAATTGCCGAGAAGCTACTCTCGCAGATGGAGCATGCCGCTTATTTGGGTGCGGAACTGGCTAAAGCCGAAACCGCCTTGTATAACGGGCTGAATTACGAACAAGACAAGAAAATCAAAATCTTGGATCGCTCAAGTGCAGCAGAAAGGCTTGAGGATGGCGGTACTCAATCCAGCTAAGCCTCTGAATGTCGGTTTCGATGCCCGCATGGTTTTTTACCGTCAGGCAGGTATCGGACAATATATTCTGAACTTGCTAAGGGAAATGGCACAATTGCGCGACCCTCGATTTCGTTTGACTGTGTACCAGAGCCGCAAGGAGAAATCTACACCACAGCAATGGCTCGGCTTCGAAATGCACTCGCAGAAGTTATGGACACCACCGCACCACCGCTACGAGCAATATGCGCTACCTTTTGAAATCGCGTTGGGTAGCCCTCAAGTTTTGCATAGTCCGGATTTTATTCCGCCTTTATTCCGTCCGGTTTGGTATGGAATTCTCCCTACACGTGCCGCTTCTGTCATCACTATCCACGACCTCGCATTTAAGCAATTCCCGCACTTGCTAACCGAAGAAAGCGCCCGTTATTATGGTCAGATCGAGCGTGCCGCCCGCAGCGCACAGCGCATCATTGCCGTATCGCAAAGTACTGCA contains:
- a CDS encoding cystathionine gamma-synthase is translated as MKGDYNKAGFETRAIHAGQPADPQTGAVSVPIYQTSTYAQEEVGKHKGYEYSRTHNPTRTALELCVASLEGGENAHALAFASGLGAETTLLLSLRSGDHVLLSDDVYGGTYRLFAKVLSQYGIQFDLADLTDLERAAGKMRTTTKLVWLETPTNPWLKVIDIASVAEMAHNAGSLLVVDNTFASPYLQRPLEFGADVVLHSSTKYLGGHSDAVGGLLVMRDKELRDRIAFFQNAAGAVPGPFDSWLIMRGIKTLPIRMRAHQENALAIGHFLEQHPKVEQVMYPGLPSHPQHELAKKQMNGFGGMLSFITKGGEAEARAIVARTKIFTLAESLGGVESLIEYPGAMTHASLAGSPIEMNPALVRLSVGIESTEDLLHDLEQALG
- a CDS encoding DUF4346 domain-containing protein is translated as MSKISDIYWKTREKSGIMWRRSVGRVVDWPPSPGRFVIGNAESAVAVCTLSSTALIDQLNPHYAAIIGRVYTPNLGIERMIINVVSNPRLRYLVLCGRESPVFKVGEATIKVFENGLDEHGKIIGASGAMAELNNLTPEMLETFRNQFKLIDLINEVNPKKVDKVLAEYFALNTPPYAPQGVFERPDNENNYITMQAHRRQWLEFDPSGYFFIHIDWERHELALERYTTDKRLTHVIRGRAADVLYHTVIAEKLLSQMEHAAYLGAELAKAETALYNGLNYEQDKKIKILDRSSAAERLEDGGTQSS